GGCTTCGTCCTCGATGATGCCGCCATCGACTACCTCGAGCAAACCCCACTCGAATCCCTCGACCCCGATAACATCCTCGACTCCGAGGGTATGAAGAAAATCCACCACCTCACCGCCGAGCAGGCAAAGCTTTCTAACAATATTCTGCGCGACAAGGAAAAGGTCATCAAACAGCAGGACGTCGAAGCCCGCGAGGCAATCCTCGAGCTCGAACGCCAGCTCGCCGAAACCGAGGCAAAACAAAAACGCGAAATTGAAACCGTCCAGGCCCGCGAGCAAGCCGAGACGATGCAGGTGCAGGAAGAACAGCGCCAGAAAGCCGAGCAGGCACGCATCGCCGCCGAAGAAGAAATCCAGATCGCCGAGGAAAATAAACAACGCCAGGTCCTCGTCGCCCTGCGTAACAAGGAACGCACCGATGCTGTTGAGTTGGAACGCGTCAAACGCGACCAGGAACTCGAGTCGATCGAACGCCAGCGCATCACCGAGCTGAAAGACATCGAGAAGGAAAAAGCCCTCGAGGTCCAGCGCAAGGAAATCCAGGATGTCATCAAAGAACGCGTCGCTGTCGAGAAGACCGTGGTCATCGAACAACAAAAAATCCTCGATACCGAAGCCTTCGCCGGTGCCGACCGCGCCAAGCAGGTCAAGGTCACCAACGCAGAGGCCCTCGCCCAGGAAATCCTTATCGAGCAGATCAAACGCGCCGAGGCTGTCAAGGAGGCCGCCATCCTCAAGGCCGACCAGGAACTCTACGAGCGCGTCAAGGCAGCCGATGCCGATAAACAAGCCGCCGAGCTCCACGCCGAGGAGCTGCTGGTCATCGCCGAGGCCGAGCAAGCCGCCGCTGAGAAACAATCAGCCGCCAAGAAAATGCTCGCCGAAGCCACCGCCAAGGAAGCCGCCGCCGTCGGTCTGGGTGAGGCCGAGGTCATGGTCGCCAAGGCAGACGCCGCCGAGAAACAAGGCACGGCGGAAGCCACGGTAAACCGACTCAAGTTCGAGGCCGAGGCCACCGGCATCGAGCAGAAGGCCGCCGCCATGAAACTCTTCGAGGAAGCCGGCCAGGACCACGAGGAGTTCAAACTCGAACTCGAGAAGGAAAAAGCCGTCGAACTCGCCCAGATCGACGTCCAACGCCAGATCGCCGAGCAACAAGCCATCGTTGTCGGCGAAGCCCTCAAGTCCGCCAAGATCGACATCGTCGGTGGTGAGACCCAGTTCTTCGACCGCATCACCCACGCCATCACCTCCGGTAAAGTGGTCGACCGCACCGTCGACAACTCCCGCGTGTTAGGCGACGTCAAGGAGACCTTCTTCAACGGCGATCCGGAATACTACAAATCCCAGATGGCCGCCTGGATCGATCAATACGGCATCGAAACCGAGGACATCAAAAACCTCAGCGTAGGCGCCCTGCTAGGAAACCTCATCGTCAAAGCCGACGGCGAAACCCGCGACAAACTCCTAGGCTTCCTCAACGCCGCCGACCGCTTCAACCTCAAAGAAACCCCCGCCAAGGATTTCCTTGGCTAGAAGAAAAGACTGACCGCGAATCTTGCGAATTGGGCGAATTTTTTTACCTGGCTTCGTGAGATTCTGGTCCGTCCGTTGGCCCTTCTCCTCCTGACCTCTCAGTTGTATGTCCATCATCTACAAACAAGAATCCTTCAATATCGTCGGAGCGTGTTTTGAAGTCTACAACGAGATGGGAAGCGGTTTCGACGAGCCCCTCTATCATGAGTCATTGGAACTAGAATTCGCGGCAAGAGCTATTCCCTACATCTCAAAATCCCGTCTAGAAGTTCGTTACAAAGGACACATCCTAAAAAAGAACTTCCGCCCCGACATCATTGCCTATTCCAAAATCATCCTCGAACTCAAAGCCGTCAAAGAACTCAACGACGACCACCGGCGCCAAGTCCACAATTACCTCAAAGCCACTGGCTTCAAATTAGGCATTCTAGTCAACTTCTGTAACCCAACCAAACTAGAATACGAACGCATCGTAAACACCAAAAACGATCCCCCTCCCAACCTCCAAGGTTAGAGCCAAAGCTCACAACCAAAGGAATAATCATCCCAAGAAAAAATTCGCCCAATTAGCAAGATTCGCGGTCAAGCGCCGCAGGCATCAACCCAAGCCCTCATCCTAAGCACGTAACCCAAGCGTATTTAGCGGTAAAAAAAATGTCCCAAGAACAACAACTAGAAGGCGGTGCCTACGAGGTCATCCGCGGTCGCATGGAAAAGCACGGCGCGCTCCTCCAGCAGCGCATCGAGCAGCTCAACGCCGCCCGCAAGGACATCTTCGGTGCCATCGACCCCGCGCTGATCGCCACCGAGCGCGTCAGCACCGAGCACAATTGCATCCCGCGCGACATGGTCTCCATCGGCGCGAACCGCTTCCTCTTCGGCTACAACATCCAGTTCGGCCTGAAAAAGACCACCGATCCGCAGGACGTCTTCGCTGTTTACCATTATGACCCCCAAACACACCTGTTTACCAAAGAAGATCTCGGCATACTGTTAGGTGGCACCTTCGCCGAGGACTTCCACTACATCTACAAGTATTACAAAGAGGCCACCTTTGTAAAATTCATGGTCACCGGCCCGAACCTCTACATGGGCATGCGGATCGGCAAAGGAATTGATGACATCAAGACCTTCAAATGGATCGTCAAAGGCGACGGCTCGTTAGACTACCAAGGCAACCGATTCGACCACGAATACAAGTTCCCCCCGCAGCAGGAGTTCACATGGATACGCGCCCACCGCGACATGCAACGTCACGGTGAACACCCGCACATTTCCATCGAGGATAAAATCTTCGTCGAAACCGTAGGCGGCGACCTGACCATCAAGGTTGAGGACAACACCGCCAGCGGCCACGGCATCTACGCCGAGGATGTCACCGATCTCGATCAAACCCTCGACGACGCCGAGATCTTCTACGCCGTCGTCGGCCCGCTCATTCTCCTAAAAATCCTCCCCTACCGCGAGCAGCTCTACCGCTACCTCGTCTTTAATGAAAAAACACAAACCGTCCAGCGCATCGACGCCATCGGCCACTCATGCGTCCTGCTCCCGGACGATCACGGTCTCATTTTTGCCAATGGCTATCTCCAACTAACAGGAGAAGCCAAAATCTTCGACCACGGCCTCGACGACATGCGTTTCGAAAAACGCATCGCCTCAGCTAATGGTGAAGACACTCTCTTCGTTTTCTACAATCGCACCTCCGGCGACTACGTGCTGCTCTCCTACAACCTCATCGAGCGCACGGTGGAAACCCCCATCATCTGCTCAGGCTACTCGCTCTTCCCCGATGGCAAACTGCTCTATTTCCGCTCCGAAGACGCAGCCAGCAAACACCACGTCATCCAGGTCTGGCAAACCCCCTACATCGGCGATGACGCCGCAGCCAGCATCAAGGCCAACGATTCCTTCCTGTTCAAACTCGGCAACGCCGACATCGTCCGCTGTATGGCCGAATGTCGTGAGGTGGTTAATTTGTTAGGAAAGGAAGATTCCTACGCAGGACTCTACCTCGACCTCGTTAAAAAAACCGGCGATATCAACGACACCTACTTCTGGCTCAGCAAGGACGAGGCCTTCAAGCTCGCTGAACCCCTGCGCGAGATCAATACCGCTGCGAACTCCGCAATCAATGAGTTTGAAAAAGTGGTGCGTCTGCGCGAGTCCACCGCCGAGAGCACGCGCGAAATCCAGGAGCAGGTGCAGACACTGCTGCGCCAAGTCGAGCACTCACCGCCGGATGACATCCAGGGTTACGTGCACCAGCTCTCCAGCCTGCGCACCCTCCGCGGCGATATCATCGGTCTCCGTGACCTGCGCTATGTCGATCTGGAAACCGTCGCCACGCTCGAGCAGCAAGTGGTCGAGGCCACCGAGACCGTTTCTAACAAGACTGTCAAATTCCTACTCACTCCCGAGGCACTCGATCCCTACAAAGCCGCTGTCGATGAGCAAAAGAATGCCATCGCGAAACTAAAAAAAGTCACCGAGGCAGACGAGTCCAGCGAGAAGCTGGATGAGGCCGGCACCGAGCTGGAAATGCTCATCGACGTCGTCTCCAACCTCAAGATCGAGGACGCCACCCAGACTACAACGATCATCGATTCCATCTCCGGTATCTACTCCACCCTCAACGCCGTCCGCGCTGAGCTGAAGAACAAACGCCAGTCACTCGCCAAGGCCGAAGGCACCGCCCAGTTCGGCGCCCAGATGAAATTGTTAGTACAGGCCGTGGTCAATTTCCTCGACCTCTGCGACGGCCCGGAGAAATGCGATGAATACCTGACGAAAGTCATGGTCCAGATCGAGGAGCTCGAAGGAAAATTCGCCGAGTTCGACGATTACGCCGAGGAACTCGCCGCCAAACGCGAGGAAGTTTACGATGCCTTCGAAACCCGCAAAACCTCGCTGTTAGAGAAGCGCAACCAGCGCGCCGCGAATCTGGTGAAATCCGCCGAGCGCGTGCTCTCCGGCATTAGCAAGCGAGCCGAAGGATTCAAGGAAATCAACGAGATCAACGGCTACTTCGCTGGCGACCTGATGATTTCCAAAGTCCGCGACATCATCGAGCAGTTAGAAGGCCTTGGCGACTCCGTCAAAGCCGCCGACATCCAGACCCAGCTGAAAACGCTGAAGGAAGACGCCGTGCGGCAACTCAAGGACCGCAAAGAACTCTTCGTCGATGGCACCAACATCATCCAGTTCGGCAAACACAAGTTCAACGTCAACACCCAGGAGCTGGAGCTCTCCATCGTGCCCCGCGACGAGCACATGTGTTTCCACCTCGCCGGCACCGACTTCTTCGAACCCATCACCGACCCCGACTTCCTAGCCACCCGCGACGTCTGGCCCCAAGAAATCATCTCCGAAAACAAGACCGTCTACCGCGCAGAGTATCTTGCCTACAAGTTCCTCCGTGACGGCGACCTCCGGTCGCCTAGTCAACCACTTGAAACTGAAAACTTGAATCTTGAAACTCTCACCCGCTTCGCGAGTGAGCGCTACACCGAAGGCTACACCAAAGGCGTGCACGACCACGACGCCCACAAAATCCTCCAGTCCCTCCTCCCCATCCACGAAAAAATAGGCCTCCTCAAACACTCCCCCGCCACCCGCGCCGCCGCCATCCTCTTCTGGCACACTTGGGACAGCCCGGAAAAATCCACCCTCGCCCAACAACTCAAAACCCACGCCACCATCAGCAAATATGGCTTCCGTGGCGGTGGCATCCAGCCGCCCAGCCAATCCACACCCTACATCGCCCAACTCCAATCCGCCTTCGAAGAAAGCCAACGTGGCGGCGGTTTGCAACCGCCTCGCCTGCCCTCACAGCAAATCGCCAACTACCTCTTCGACCAGCTCTCCTCCGGCCAAAACTTCGTCGTCTCCCCGGAAGCCGACACCATCATCAAAAACTTCAAACAAACCCTCACCGCCAAACACGCCAAGCAGTCCTACGAGGAATCCCTAGCCAACCTCACCGGCCACGCCAAATACCAAACCATCCTTGACTGGCTCTTATCCACACGCGAGCAAAGCTCGCCTGATAGTAATTCACTATTCACTATTCAACATTCACAATTCAAAGAAGCCGCCGCCCACCTAGCCGCCGACACCCACCAAAAACTCTCCGTCCACCACATCGACGTCACCGCAGAAATAACCGGCCTCCTAGGCTCCCACCCCACCATCACCGAGGGCGAATACCACCTCCACTACAACACCTTCATCGATAAACTGCAAAAATTCGAGCAGGAGAACGTGCCCACCTACCGTGCCTACCTCAAAAGCAAACAGGACCTCACCGAGGCCAAACGCGCCGACATGCGCCTCAACGAGTTCAAGGCCCGCGTCATGTCCTCGTTTGTGAGAAACAAGCTGCTCAACGACGTCTACCTCCCCATGATCGGCGACAACCTCGCCAAGCAGATGGGAACCGCCGGTGCCGACACCCGCACCGATCGCATGGGCCTGCTACTCCTCATCTCCCCGCCCGGCTACGGCAAGACCACGCTCATGGAATACGTCGCGGATCGACTCGGCCTCACCTTCATGAAGATCAACGGCCCAGCCATCGGCCACGCCGTCACCTCTCTCGACCCGAACGAGGCTCCTAACGCCTCCGCCAAGGAAGAGGTGGAGAAACTAAACCTCGCACTGGAAATGGGCGACAACGTCATGCTCTACCTCGATGACATCCAGCACTGTAACCCCGAGTTCCTGCAGAAATTCATCTCCCTCTGTGACGGCCAACGCAAGATCGAGGGCGTTTACAACGGCCAGGCGAAAACCTACGATCTCCGGGGGAAAAAAGTCTCCGTCGTCATGGCGGGCAACCCCTACACCGAAAGCGGCGGCAAGTTCCAGATCCCCGACATGCTCGCCAACCGCGCCGATACCTACAACCTCGGCGACATCATCGGCAGCAATGCAGACTCGTTCAAGGCCTCCTACATCGAGAACTCCCTCACGTCTAACAGCGTTCTCTCCAAGCTCGCCTCCCGCAGCCAGAAGGACGTCTACGCCGTCATGCGCATCGCCACCACCGGCAGCCAGGAAGGCATCGATTTCGAAGGCAACTACACCCCCGCCGAGATCGAGGAATTTGTCCAGACCACCAAGCACCTCTACACCGTGCGCGACACCATCCTGCGCGTGAACCTGGAATACATCCGCTCTGCCGCCCAGGAAGACGCCTACCGCACCGAGCCTGCCTTCAAGCTGCAAGGCTCCTACCGGAACATGAACCGCATCGCCGAAAAAGTCCTCCCCATGATGACCCACGAGGAAGTGCGCGAGCTCGTCATTGATCACTACGAAAACGAATCCCAAACCCTCACTACCGGCGCCGAGGCAAACCTGCTCAAGTTCAAGGAAATGGAAAACATCCTCACCCCGGCGGAGGAAAACCGCTGGGCCCAGATCAAAAAAGACTTCAATAAAAACAAATTGTTAGGAGGAGCCGGAGAAAACGATCCTATAGCAAGAGTCGTCGCCCAGCTCACCAGCATCAATGACAGCCTTCAAGATCATTCTTTCTCAGAAAAAACGATCACCCAGCTAGAAAAAATCATCTCCGGCCTCAGAGCCGTGCCGGTGGAAGTGGACATCAACCTGATCGCAGATCAGCAAAGCGGAGTAGAGAACATGGAGAAAACCTCCAAGAAACCAGCCATCAACGTAAAGCCCGAGGTTCGCCAGAACCCTAAAAAATAAGCCCTATAGGACCTATAAGACCTATCCCCCAAAACCCCATGAGTTCAGAAGACCCCAGCTTCCTCCCCAAAACCGGCAACTACCAGGAACTCCTCTCCTACCAAAAATCCGAGATCGTCTATGACCTCACCTTCCGTTTCTGCGAACGTTTCCTGACTTACAACGACCGCACCGTTGATCAAATGGTGCAAGCCGCCCGCTCCGGCAAACAAAACATCGCCGAGGGCTCCAAGGCCGCCAAAACATCCTCCGAGATGGAGCTCAAGCTCACCAACGTCGCCCGGGCCTCCCTCGAAGAACTCCTGCTCGACTACCAGGACTACCTCAGAACCAGAAACCACCCCATCTGGGACAAAAACTCCAAGGAAGCGCTCTACGTCAGAGGCCTCGGCAATAAGTCCCATGAGTCCTATCAAACCTATAAAGAATTCGCCGACACCCGAGACGCCGGCGTAGTAGCCAACATCGCCCTCTGCCTCATCCACCAGGCCAACTACCTCCTCGACAAACAAATCGCCCGACTCGAAAAGGACTTCCTCGAAAAAGGCGGCCTCAAAGAACTCATGTACAAAGCCCGCGTAGAACACCGCAGAAAGCAATAAGTCATACCGTGTCCTGCGTAGCCTCGGCGAAGTAGGATAAGTCCTATGATTAATCAACCAATAGGTCCTATAGGACGTATAAGACTCATATCCCCAATGCTATAATGATAGTATTCTACTATGAAACATCTGTGCCTCATTTTCCTATCGCTAGCCCTACCCGCCTTTGCCACACCCATCAACCTGCAGGTGAGTCAATCCTTCGTCAGCCTCAGTGCCGTCAAAGGGTATAAGTCGCAAAGCGCTACTATCACCATCACTAACCCGACCTCGCAGACACTGCCCAGCGAAGCCAGGCTAAGCGGCGAGCATCACCACGCCTTCCTGATCAGCGAAACCCCAAAAGAACTCTCCCCAGGCAAGAGCTACGAGCTCACTATCCAATTCAACAAAACACAGAAAAGCTTCCTGCACAGCGCAAGCATTCAGCTCGGGCCAGAGCAAACTGGCACAGAAATCACCCTCAGAGGGATCGGCTTGCAGCAGTTTGAAGGCAAAAACGAACCACCGCTTCTAGACATCGTTAAAGCCTTGGGCATCCCGCTCAAAGTAGGCGGAAGCACGCTCCATCTGGACACGAAGGCAGCTACAATTGGCCAGAGCCTCGACGCCTCCCACTTTCAGGCGATAGACAACAAGCAGGCAAAAATAACGCCACTAGCCCGATTTTCTCCAAAGGGCAAGGCGCCCTTTGGCTACTTCCTCGGCCAGAAGAAGCACCAACTTGGCGAGCTAATCGACAGCTCAAAGACACTCCCAGATGCACACCAATGCTTATTTCCTGATATACTTGGAGCCGGAAAAACTCTGCTATTTAATGCCCCAGCAGGCGCATTCAACCTCTACTTTCAGGGCCACAAGCAACTCTCCTGCACCGACACCAGCGTCCCTACTACTGCGAAAATCAAACACACCGCTCGGATTTATCCAGTCACCTCATACCAAGGCAAAGCTCTCGAGAACGCCTACTTAGTCGGTTTCGAGGAAGCCTCCAACGGCGACTACCAAGACGCGCTGTTCCTGATAGAAAACGTGAGTGTCATTAAACAGTAAGCTGAGTTCTTTTTCTCAGGTCTCTTGTATCTCCAAAGAAATATAGCTTAAGCCGATAAAGAGACACACCTTTAATAAGATGCACCTTTAATAAGATGCATGAAAGGTTTAGAGCCCAAAAAGTCAACGGTATCCAAAAGTTAAGGGTCTAGTAGAACATCATCCATTAAGAATCCCATCACCCCCGGACGATCAATTCTCTGCACTCGAGATAAAGGGCCCATATCAGATAAGGCAGGTGAAGGGACTGGCCCTTGACAAAAAAACCAGCTGAATGCCCCTGCCTTTTCCTTTTTTTAGAAGTTGACGGGGTTGATGAAATTCCGTTGAATTATTAGCAATAGATATACATCTCACCTCTAATCCCCCCGAAACCTAAATCACTCCTATTATGAGCACCATTACCATGTCGCGCGCTGTGAGCCTGCTGTCACTCTTTGCTCCTTTGTCTTTGCATGCTGCAATCGTCGGCATTCCCACTATCACCAATAGCGCGACCCGATATAGCGGCGCTTTCGATGCTACCAATCTGTTTGATGGCAACAGGGACACGGAATATGCATCCGCCGGGGGCGGGGCTGGAGACGCGTTCAGCACCAGCAACGGCACATGGGTGGAAATGGATTTTGGATCCACCGTAACAGTGGATCGGTTCTTCGCCATGACCCGGAACAATTCTGGTGATGTTGTCGGCGTATCCCGACTGATTCTCAGTAATGATGCTGTCTTCGACAACTCCGACAACATCATCACCATCAATCCGACGGGTAGCAACGGGGCAGGGCCCGGGCAGTCTTTTGCACAGACCAGTTTTCGATATGCGCGCTGGGAAGCAGGCACGTCTCTAGGGCCGGCACAGAACCTCGGTGCCGCCGAAATGCGCTTCCTCAACACGGCGGCTGGATCGGCCCTCGTCACTACTACTTCTGTCATAGGAGGCAGTGCCGCGCACGCCAGCAACCCTACCAACTACGCGCTTGCCAATGCGGCCGACGGGGGATTTGGCCGGGACGCCAGTGCACAGGAATACGCGTCCAACGGCGCGGGAGACAGTCTTTTCGTGGATTTCGATCTGGGGTCGGTCATGGAGGTCAATGGCTTCGACTTGTTCCAACGTGGAACAACGGGAACCTCGGATCGATTCACTGACTTCGATCTGATCTTCAGCAACGTAAGCGATTTTAGTTCCACGGTGGCGACCACCTCGCACACAATCAACGGTTTTCATGCCGACGAGATGTTCAGTTCGATCAATGCGCGTTATGTGCGACTCGACGTTACAACCGGCGGGACCGGCAATACAGGCATCGTGGAAATGAATTTCTATCAAGCCGTGCCCGAACCCGCCACGGCCTCTCTGCTTGGCCTGGGAGGAGTGATTCTGCTGCTTCGCCGCCGCAAAAACTGAGCCCACCCCATCCGCAAGGACAGGCGTGTGCTGCCGGACGTTTGGCATTCGCATCTTAAAGCATCGACCAACCCGGGGCTTTGGCCTGGATCAGCACCTATCTCGCTCAGACTTTTTGCCTGCGCTATCTGGCAGAACAGCATGGGCACCATGTAATCCGAGCTGGCGAATCCCATGCTTCTTTTCTCGCTGCCTGTTTCCCGGACTGGCCGCGCAAAACGACAGTAAACATATGACATGATCGGTGTTAGAAGATCATGCTTTAAAAATGGCGTAGGTTTGCCTTAACAGGTGCAAGGACTGCACCCACGAAGTCGGTTTGAAAATTTGATTTCTTAACCAGCGGATGAAGGTCACGCCCGTCTGCTTAAGCCTCTGCCAGTCTTTGTATAGCCTTGGCAACTCCCCTCCTAACTGGCTGGCTTCACTTTGCGCCTGCTCAAGACGCTTGTCCATCCGCTCGCGGTTTGTTGTGTTCTCGATTCCCTCTTCTTCCCTGATGGTTTCCTCAAAGCGTGTCAGCAGGTTGTGGCTCAGGGTGATGAAGAGGGCCTGCATCTCCCGCGCGGCCTCCGTGCTCCCCCATGCCTTTATC
The Akkermansiaceae bacterium DNA segment above includes these coding regions:
- a CDS encoding flotillin family protein, translated to MNTMQILAAAPQWIMAVVIPVAVIILGLFVLILLFYRKVEKGTALVVTGLPKTKVIFNGGTVIPLFNRAELMDISVKRIEVDRTGKNGLICKDNMRADIKVAFFVRVNNVEDDVLRVAESIGCDRASSEPEIRALFDAKFSEALKTVGKKFDFIQLYEERDTFRDEMLKVIGTDLNGFVLDDAAIDYLEQTPLESLDPDNILDSEGMKKIHHLTAEQAKLSNNILRDKEKVIKQQDVEAREAILELERQLAETEAKQKREIETVQAREQAETMQVQEEQRQKAEQARIAAEEEIQIAEENKQRQVLVALRNKERTDAVELERVKRDQELESIERQRITELKDIEKEKALEVQRKEIQDVIKERVAVEKTVVIEQQKILDTEAFAGADRAKQVKVTNAEALAQEILIEQIKRAEAVKEAAILKADQELYERVKAADADKQAAELHAEELLVIAEAEQAAAEKQSAAKKMLAEATAKEAAAVGLGEAEVMVAKADAAEKQGTAEATVNRLKFEAEATGIEQKAAAMKLFEEAGQDHEEFKLELEKEKAVELAQIDVQRQIAEQQAIVVGEALKSAKIDIVGGETQFFDRITHAITSGKVVDRTVDNSRVLGDVKETFFNGDPEYYKSQMAAWIDQYGIETEDIKNLSVGALLGNLIVKADGETRDKLLGFLNAADRFNLKETPAKDFLG
- a CDS encoding GxxExxY protein, yielding MSIIYKQESFNIVGACFEVYNEMGSGFDEPLYHESLELEFAARAIPYISKSRLEVRYKGHILKKNFRPDIIAYSKIILELKAVKELNDDHRRQVHNYLKATGFKLGILVNFCNPTKLEYERIVNTKNDPPPNLQG
- a CDS encoding DNA repair ATPase: MSQEQQLEGGAYEVIRGRMEKHGALLQQRIEQLNAARKDIFGAIDPALIATERVSTEHNCIPRDMVSIGANRFLFGYNIQFGLKKTTDPQDVFAVYHYDPQTHLFTKEDLGILLGGTFAEDFHYIYKYYKEATFVKFMVTGPNLYMGMRIGKGIDDIKTFKWIVKGDGSLDYQGNRFDHEYKFPPQQEFTWIRAHRDMQRHGEHPHISIEDKIFVETVGGDLTIKVEDNTASGHGIYAEDVTDLDQTLDDAEIFYAVVGPLILLKILPYREQLYRYLVFNEKTQTVQRIDAIGHSCVLLPDDHGLIFANGYLQLTGEAKIFDHGLDDMRFEKRIASANGEDTLFVFYNRTSGDYVLLSYNLIERTVETPIICSGYSLFPDGKLLYFRSEDAASKHHVIQVWQTPYIGDDAAASIKANDSFLFKLGNADIVRCMAECREVVNLLGKEDSYAGLYLDLVKKTGDINDTYFWLSKDEAFKLAEPLREINTAANSAINEFEKVVRLRESTAESTREIQEQVQTLLRQVEHSPPDDIQGYVHQLSSLRTLRGDIIGLRDLRYVDLETVATLEQQVVEATETVSNKTVKFLLTPEALDPYKAAVDEQKNAIAKLKKVTEADESSEKLDEAGTELEMLIDVVSNLKIEDATQTTTIIDSISGIYSTLNAVRAELKNKRQSLAKAEGTAQFGAQMKLLVQAVVNFLDLCDGPEKCDEYLTKVMVQIEELEGKFAEFDDYAEELAAKREEVYDAFETRKTSLLEKRNQRAANLVKSAERVLSGISKRAEGFKEINEINGYFAGDLMISKVRDIIEQLEGLGDSVKAADIQTQLKTLKEDAVRQLKDRKELFVDGTNIIQFGKHKFNVNTQELELSIVPRDEHMCFHLAGTDFFEPITDPDFLATRDVWPQEIISENKTVYRAEYLAYKFLRDGDLRSPSQPLETENLNLETLTRFASERYTEGYTKGVHDHDAHKILQSLLPIHEKIGLLKHSPATRAAAILFWHTWDSPEKSTLAQQLKTHATISKYGFRGGGIQPPSQSTPYIAQLQSAFEESQRGGGLQPPRLPSQQIANYLFDQLSSGQNFVVSPEADTIIKNFKQTLTAKHAKQSYEESLANLTGHAKYQTILDWLLSTREQSSPDSNSLFTIQHSQFKEAAAHLAADTHQKLSVHHIDVTAEITGLLGSHPTITEGEYHLHYNTFIDKLQKFEQENVPTYRAYLKSKQDLTEAKRADMRLNEFKARVMSSFVRNKLLNDVYLPMIGDNLAKQMGTAGADTRTDRMGLLLLISPPGYGKTTLMEYVADRLGLTFMKINGPAIGHAVTSLDPNEAPNASAKEEVEKLNLALEMGDNVMLYLDDIQHCNPEFLQKFISLCDGQRKIEGVYNGQAKTYDLRGKKVSVVMAGNPYTESGGKFQIPDMLANRADTYNLGDIIGSNADSFKASYIENSLTSNSVLSKLASRSQKDVYAVMRIATTGSQEGIDFEGNYTPAEIEEFVQTTKHLYTVRDTILRVNLEYIRSAAQEDAYRTEPAFKLQGSYRNMNRIAEKVLPMMTHEEVRELVIDHYENESQTLTTGAEANLLKFKEMENILTPAEENRWAQIKKDFNKNKLLGGAGENDPIARVVAQLTSINDSLQDHSFSEKTITQLEKIISGLRAVPVEVDINLIADQQSGVENMEKTSKKPAINVKPEVRQNPKK
- a CDS encoding four helix bundle protein — protein: MSSEDPSFLPKTGNYQELLSYQKSEIVYDLTFRFCERFLTYNDRTVDQMVQAARSGKQNIAEGSKAAKTSSEMELKLTNVARASLEELLLDYQDYLRTRNHPIWDKNSKEALYVRGLGNKSHESYQTYKEFADTRDAGVVANIALCLIHQANYLLDKQIARLEKDFLEKGGLKELMYKARVEHRRKQ
- a CDS encoding discoidin domain-containing protein, with the translated sequence MSTITMSRAVSLLSLFAPLSLHAAIVGIPTITNSATRYSGAFDATNLFDGNRDTEYASAGGGAGDAFSTSNGTWVEMDFGSTVTVDRFFAMTRNNSGDVVGVSRLILSNDAVFDNSDNIITINPTGSNGAGPGQSFAQTSFRYARWEAGTSLGPAQNLGAAEMRFLNTAAGSALVTTTSVIGGSAAHASNPTNYALANAADGGFGRDASAQEYASNGAGDSLFVDFDLGSVMEVNGFDLFQRGTTGTSDRFTDFDLIFSNVSDFSSTVATTSHTINGFHADEMFSSINARYVRLDVTTGGTGNTGIVEMNFYQAVPEPATASLLGLGGVILLLRRRKN